Proteins encoded by one window of Ignavibacteriota bacterium:
- a CDS encoding tetratricopeptide repeat protein — protein sequence MISSAFAQSERSHIRDGNSAYKEKKYSDAEVSYKKSLEKNKDLVEGSFNLGDALYKQDRFGEAAEQYRMSAMKAKDNEIKAQALHNLGNSLMKEQKFQESLAAYKEALKANPKDTETKYNYEYAKRMLQQQQQQQQQQRQEKKDDKKQDEKQNQDQQKQDQQKQQQQQQQQEQQKQEQQKQEQAKQQQAQQKKQQISKEDAERILEALKNDEKKVQKKLQKKVPARGQVEKDW from the coding sequence ATGATTTCAAGCGCGTTTGCTCAATCGGAACGCTCGCACATCCGCGACGGTAACAGCGCGTACAAAGAAAAAAAATATTCCGACGCAGAAGTCAGTTACAAGAAATCGCTTGAGAAAAACAAAGACCTTGTTGAAGGGTCATTCAATCTGGGCGATGCGTTGTATAAACAAGACCGGTTCGGTGAAGCGGCGGAACAATACCGCATGTCGGCAATGAAAGCGAAGGATAACGAAATCAAAGCGCAGGCGTTACACAACTTGGGCAATTCGTTGATGAAGGAACAGAAGTTTCAGGAAAGTCTTGCGGCGTACAAAGAAGCATTGAAAGCAAATCCGAAAGACACGGAAACGAAATACAACTACGAGTACGCAAAACGAATGCTTCAGCAACAACAGCAGCAGCAGCAACAACAACGTCAGGAAAAGAAAGACGACAAGAAACAGGACGAAAAACAGAATCAGGACCAACAAAAACAAGACCAACAGAAGCAGCAGCAACAGCAGCAACAGCAAGAGCAGCAAAAACAGGAACAGCAAAAACAAGAGCAAGCCAAACAACAACAGGCACAACAGAAAAAACAGCAAATCTCGAAAGAAGATGCTGAGAGAATTTTAGAAGCGCTGAAGAACGACGAGAAAAAAGTGCAAAAGAAATTACAAAAGAAAGTTCCTGCTCGCGGTCAGGTGGAGAAGGATTGGTGA
- a CDS encoding VWA domain-containing protein, protein MIRFAHPEYLYALALVPLLLVLFWLARRWRLNAMKRYGNLSLLEQLMPQASKKKPILKFFLHAGAFTFLVLGLANPQIGTKMEEVKREGVDIFICLDVSNSMKSEDIKPNRLESAKREISQMLDKFENDRIGIVVFAGDSYLQLPLTSDYSAARLLISTIDVDIVPIQGTAIGSAIKMAMKSFVEEEKKHKAVIVITDGENHEDDALTAAKDAAEEGAVVHTIGMGSLEGSPIPIYQDNVQVGFKKDQEGSVVMTKLDESGLQQIADAGKGRYIRASNQQSELDEVLKDIQAMEKKEFGAKVFTEYEDRFQYFLAVAAFLLILEYFLSERKNVLVAKWKSLLAKPFSLRRQNSEWK, encoded by the coding sequence ATGATTCGGTTCGCACATCCTGAGTATTTGTATGCGCTGGCGCTCGTACCGCTCTTGCTCGTGCTGTTTTGGCTTGCTCGTCGCTGGCGGTTGAACGCGATGAAACGCTACGGCAATCTTTCGTTGCTCGAACAGTTGATGCCGCAGGCAAGCAAGAAGAAACCCATCCTGAAGTTCTTTCTTCATGCGGGAGCGTTCACGTTTCTTGTTCTCGGTCTTGCCAATCCGCAAATCGGGACTAAGATGGAAGAAGTAAAGCGTGAAGGTGTGGATATTTTTATCTGCCTCGATGTTTCCAACAGCATGAAATCGGAAGATATCAAACCGAACAGGTTGGAAAGTGCGAAGCGGGAAATTTCCCAGATGCTCGATAAGTTTGAAAACGACCGCATCGGCATTGTGGTGTTTGCCGGTGATAGTTACCTGCAACTTCCGCTCACGTCCGATTACAGCGCGGCGCGGCTTCTCATCAGCACGATTGATGTTGATATTGTTCCGATTCAGGGAACGGCAATCGGTTCGGCAATCAAGATGGCGATGAAATCGTTTGTCGAAGAAGAGAAAAAGCACAAGGCAGTCATTGTTATTACCGATGGTGAAAATCATGAAGACGATGCGTTGACTGCGGCGAAAGATGCGGCAGAAGAAGGCGCGGTTGTTCATACCATCGGCATGGGTTCGCTCGAAGGCTCGCCGATTCCGATTTATCAGGATAATGTTCAGGTCGGATTTAAAAAAGACCAGGAAGGAAGCGTCGTCATGACGAAACTTGATGAAAGCGGATTGCAACAAATCGCCGATGCAGGAAAGGGACGATATATTCGAGCAAGCAATCAGCAAAGCGAACTCGATGAAGTGCTGAAAGATATTCAAGCGATGGAGAAAAAAGAGTTCGGCGCAAAAGTCTTTACGGAATACGAAGACCGCTTTCAATATTTTCTTGCCGTCGCGGCGTTTCTATTGATACTCGAATATTTTTTATCTGAACGAAAGAATGTGTTGGTTGCAAAATGGAAGTCGCTGCTTGCAAAACCGTTCAGCCTCAGACGACAAAACTCGGAGTGGAAATGA
- a CDS encoding VWA domain-containing protein has protein sequence MSYANPEYFLLLLFVPLMIFWYWKRHRQQYVELQVSSVQVFHRVPKTWKHRLRHLLFTLRVVALIFLTVALARPYSTSKGEQVSTEGIDIILANDISGSMLAEDFRPNRIEAAKKIAQDFIEGRPTDRIGMVVFAGESFTQCPLTIDHGVLINLAKEIKSGIIEDGTAIGMGLATAVSRLKDSKAKSRVIILLTDGVNNRGSIDPLTAAGIAQSFGIRVYTIGVGTIGMAPYPVQTPFGIQYQNVPVEIDEQMLQKIADMTGGKFFRATDNRKLKAIYEEIDKLEKTKIEVTQFRKHKEEFYTAAMFAGLFLLLELIFAQTLFRKIP, from the coding sequence ATGAGTTACGCTAACCCGGAATATTTTCTTCTCCTCCTGTTCGTTCCTCTGATGATTTTCTGGTACTGGAAGCGGCATCGTCAGCAATATGTAGAGTTGCAGGTTTCGAGCGTTCAGGTATTTCACCGCGTTCCGAAAACATGGAAGCATCGCCTGCGGCATTTGTTGTTCACGCTGCGCGTTGTCGCATTGATTTTTTTGACGGTCGCGCTTGCTCGTCCGTATTCGACATCAAAAGGCGAGCAGGTTTCGACGGAAGGAATTGACATCATTCTTGCAAACGATATTTCCGGAAGTATGCTTGCGGAAGATTTCCGTCCGAACAGAATTGAAGCCGCAAAAAAAATCGCACAGGATTTTATCGAAGGACGCCCTACCGACCGCATCGGCATGGTAGTGTTTGCCGGAGAAAGTTTCACGCAATGCCCGCTGACGATTGACCATGGCGTCCTCATCAATCTCGCGAAAGAAATCAAAAGCGGAATAATCGAAGATGGAACGGCAATCGGGATGGGACTTGCGACAGCCGTAAGCCGTTTGAAGGACAGCAAAGCGAAAAGCCGCGTTATTATTTTATTGACCGACGGTGTCAACAACCGCGGTTCTATTGACCCGCTCACCGCCGCAGGCATCGCGCAATCATTCGGGATTCGTGTTTATACGATTGGCGTCGGCACCATCGGTATGGCGCCGTATCCCGTGCAAACGCCGTTCGGCATTCAATATCAAAATGTTCCGGTGGAAATTGATGAACAGATGCTTCAGAAAATTGCAGACATGACCGGCGGGAAGTTTTTCCGCGCTACCGACAACCGGAAATTGAAAGCCATCTACGAAGAGATTGACAAACTCGAAAAAACGAAAATCGAAGTGACACAATTCAGAAAACATAAAGAAGAGTTCTACACAGCCGCGATGTTTGCGGGACTGTTTCTTTTGCTTGAATTGATTTTTGCTCAAACACTTTTCAGGAAAATTCCCTGA
- a CDS encoding DUF58 domain-containing protein, with protein MDSQELLKKVRKIEIRTKGLVNHIFSGEYHSVFKGRGMAFSEVREYQYGDDIRMIDWNVSARFNHPFIKVFEEERELTVMLVVDVSASGEFGTVSQMKKDIAAELCAVLSFSAIQNNDKVGVIFFSDKIEKFIPPKKGRTHILRIVRELLDFKPERKGTNIAEGLRYLTSAIKKRSIAFLISDFLGDGFDDALKIAGRKHDLIAVRLFDPREAELPQSGFIRVVDAETGEALWVDSGDAGVRNAYVRWWKEQEETRKKLFRRSGVDDIDIRIDQSYIQPLVGFFRLREKRW; from the coding sequence ATGGACAGCCAAGAATTACTAAAGAAGGTTAGGAAGATAGAGATACGCACGAAAGGATTGGTGAACCACATCTTTTCGGGTGAGTATCATAGCGTGTTCAAAGGGCGCGGGATGGCGTTCAGTGAAGTGCGCGAGTATCAATACGGCGATGACATCCGCATGATTGACTGGAATGTTTCCGCGCGGTTCAACCATCCGTTCATCAAAGTGTTTGAAGAAGAACGTGAGTTGACGGTGATGCTTGTCGTTGATGTCAGCGCGTCGGGCGAGTTCGGGACGGTCTCTCAGATGAAGAAAGACATTGCAGCGGAGTTGTGCGCCGTACTTTCGTTCTCTGCAATTCAGAACAATGACAAAGTCGGCGTGATTTTCTTCAGCGATAAAATTGAGAAGTTTATCCCGCCGAAAAAAGGACGCACACATATTCTCCGTATCGTACGCGAGTTGTTGGATTTCAAGCCGGAGCGGAAAGGAACGAACATTGCCGAAGGTCTTCGCTATCTCACAAGCGCCATCAAAAAGAGAAGCATTGCATTTTTGATTTCCGATTTTCTCGGCGATGGGTTTGATGATGCGTTGAAAATTGCCGGACGAAAACATGATTTAATTGCTGTTCGTTTATTCGACCCGCGTGAGGCAGAGCTTCCTCAAAGTGGTTTCATCCGCGTCGTTGATGCGGAAACAGGTGAAGCGCTCTGGGTTGATTCAGGTGATGCCGGCGTTCGCAACGCGTATGTTCGCTGGTGGAAAGAACAGGAAGAGACGCGAAAGAAATTGTTCCGTCGGAGTGGTGTGGATGATATTGATATTCGAATTGACCAATCATATATTCAACCGCTGGTTGGTTTTTTCAGGCTACGTGAGAAGAGATGGTAA